A region of Deltaproteobacteria bacterium DNA encodes the following proteins:
- a CDS encoding alpha/beta hydrolase has translation MQLIFIHGSGGSKESWSYQTQHFSGAEAIDLPGHPVGEPCSSIDDYVDWLQEYIHEKGFQDVVLAGHSLGGGIALLYALKHPEDLKGIVSVGSGARLRVHPTYLEMLEKAVDDPSILENTPDPVYDLIDPELVEVLKQRSRENGPAVALSDMRACDKFDIMDKISAIKAPTLALCGDQDIMTPPKYSLYLADHMPEARAVIIPGGTHMVFAEKPEEVNQALEEFLKEIEA, from the coding sequence ATGCAGCTTATTTTCATTCATGGATCCGGAGGCTCTAAAGAATCATGGTCTTATCAGACACAGCACTTCTCCGGGGCTGAGGCCATTGATCTTCCCGGGCACCCTGTGGGCGAGCCGTGTTCAAGTATTGACGATTATGTTGACTGGCTTCAGGAATACATTCACGAGAAAGGCTTTCAAGACGTGGTCCTGGCCGGACACTCACTGGGCGGTGGAATCGCTCTGCTTTACGCGCTGAAACATCCTGAAGATTTAAAAGGGATTGTCTCAGTGGGCAGCGGCGCGCGGCTCCGCGTTCACCCCACGTACCTGGAGATGCTGGAAAAGGCAGTGGATGACCCAAGCATATTGGAAAATACTCCTGATCCGGTCTATGACCTTATTGATCCTGAACTTGTTGAGGTTCTTAAACAGCGGTCCAGGGAAAACGGCCCGGCCGTGGCCTTAAGCGACATGCGAGCCTGCGATAAATTCGATATCATGGATAAGATCAGCGCCATAAAGGCTCCCACTTTAGCCCTGTGCGGGGATCAGGATATTATGACGCCGCCCAAGTATTCCCTTTACCTGGCGGATCATATGCCAGAGGCCAGGGCGGTCATTATTCCCGGGGGAACTCATATGGTCTTTGCTGAAAAACCCGAAGAGGTGAACCAGGCCCTGGAAGAATTTCTAAAAGAAATTGAGGCATGA